The following coding sequences lie in one Arachis ipaensis cultivar K30076 chromosome B05, Araip1.1, whole genome shotgun sequence genomic window:
- the LOC107640468 gene encoding extensin-like, producing the protein MRKKTISQKPPREKIFKLPTKQKSSTRSQDRTFTPSASPPTSPPRSDPMAHTKNPSRFSPSAKKMPPPKEPPSKPSSSKPSTSKGKRPAAAEPTSEPTQPKTRSVPTRSQRGKPRIPFKSIREPDIDPFAHKSYFMTSHSDYNPYRFKYAMNNDFYEGVIKYRTICPSFLADLPNLKKKSFPFVENLEFLDWNHLFNIKNPVYPLLVKEFYANMTLS; encoded by the coding sequence atgaggaagaaaaccatctCTCAAAAGCCTCCTCGAGAAAAGATCTTTAAGCTTCCTACAAAACAGAAATCTTCCACTCGCTCTCAAGACCGAACCTTCACTCCCTCTGCTTCTCCTCCTACCTCACCTCCTCGCTCGGATCCAATGGCTCACACTAAGAACCCCTCAAGGTTTTCACCCTCAGCTAAGAAGATGCCACCACCGAAGGAACCTCCTTCAAAACCCAGTTCATCAAAGCCAAGCACCTCCAAAGGGAAACGCCCAGCTGCAGCCGAACCTACCTCTGAGCCCACTCAACCTAAGACAAGGTCTGTTCCCACTCGTTCTCAGAGAGGTAAACCTCGTATCCCTTTTAAATCTAttagagaaccagacattgatccCTTTGCACACAAATCATATTTCATGACCTCCCACTCAGACTATAACCCTTACAGATTTAAGTATGCCATGAATAATGATTTTTATGAAGGAGTCATTAAGTACCGTACCATATGTCCCTCATTTCTTGCTGATTTaccaaatttgaaaaagaaaagttttCCTTTTGTTGAAAACTTGGAATTTCTGGACTGGAATCATCTATTTAACATCAAAAATCCTGTTTACCCACTTTTGGTCAAGGAGTTTTATGCTAACATGACTTTATCATGA